In Chanodichthys erythropterus isolate Z2021 chromosome 7, ASM2448905v1, whole genome shotgun sequence, a genomic segment contains:
- the eea1 gene encoding early endosome antigen 1 isoform X2 — translation MLRRILQMTPGKGGSQSSESEQPSADVNNESSEGFICPQCMKSHNSAEELFKHYEVFHEPGDQPSPFSPGREDLVLLRQEVQDLQASLKEERWFSEELKKELDKVQGQLATNKVSQSGGTSGEPSELEIRLNESETEKFNIKQMKDLFEQKAAQLATEIVDIKSRYDEEKSMREALEQRLTNLNQDLQREKQEKEKLAAELLQRPGVEDVEVLKKELVQVQTLMDNMTREREEESERLKSQYRQLQANFTTSETTIAQLKAELEKGPQEAAVYTQQIHQLQSNLNNYQQQTQLHAKLLDAERQLGELQGRLKEQRQLSGEKLKDREQQVTDLQLKLSRLEEQLKETSTKSTDLQHQLDKSKQQHQELQTLQQSTNGKLREAQNDLEQVLRQIGDKDQKIQNLEALLQKSKDSVSQLEAEREDLCAKIQAGEGEAAVLNQLQEKNHSLQEQITQLTDKLKNQSESHKQAQDNLHEQVQEQKIQLRSAQDRCQGLETTISELNTQLTESKEKIAQLDTQLKAKTEMLLSAEAAKNAQRADLENHLETAQNALQDKQQELSKVQAQLEEQGRRLQEKQEQCSQLETALKDSRDKLLTAEQRIETLETQTKKAEVELTELRSGKEQAQKEQQMLKKQISELEMKTKELNRLLDSEKQGAATQKEELKKKTSALSETRQQLEKAEQERGTLQVSLDKLSQEGQKHQSELDKKVQGLNADLQKAQEEKEALTKEMVTVKEALSKASKALKESQTQLEKEKKSSKATLEEKEKVYQKAQQELQKNTETTSKELSHVKGQLEKSIEAEKGLQSQLTLLNTQLKQFQDTLKEKEKSAQQLQAELKTTQGSFSQEVKKLNAQVSELQASLTKKAEEEAKLKEQLTALSKDLSSEKNRCAELQKTSDSTKESLAAIQSDYYGKESELSAVRQDLKVCEEKLVLAQEDLVANRNQLSAHETQIQELKTGCTTLEKDLGKRDEKIKQQVEALQKLQKQQEQTEEQLKKEKAQCEELREYQSALEKDKNKLSADLKALSEKNEKELKELQAAKQLLIQQKVELQGKVEAAQASLEQEQREHQKTRDSIKQKQQLLKAETDKLQQQLASEVKAKEEVEKQREEAEVKMSMQVTALNENVATLKREWQSSQRRVGELEKQTDELRGEIAVLEATVQNNQDERRALLERCVQGEGEIEKLQAKMVEMRRKLDDTTAAMQELGRENQSLQIKQSQSLTRKWAEDHEVQNCMSCGKGFSVTVRKHHCRHCGNIFCAECSARSALTPSSKKPVRVCDGCFDELQG, via the exons GGCTTCATTTGTCCCCAGTGTATGAAGTCACATAACTCTGCTGAGGAGCTCTTCAAACATTATGAGGTGTTCCATGAGCCAGGAGACCAGCCGTCCCCCTTCAGCCCTGGCAG gGAGGATCTAGTCCTTCTTCGACAGGAAGTCCAGGATTTACAGGCTTCACTGAAG gagGAACGCTGGTTTTCTGAGGAATTGAAAAAAGAATTAGACAAAGTACAAGGACAACTGGCTACTAATAAA GTCTCACAGAGTGGTGGTACCAGTGGAGAACCATCAG AGCTTGAGATAAGGCTCAACGAATCTGAGACAGAGAAGTTCAACATCAAACAGATGAAAGACTTATTTGAACAGAAAGCTGCTCAGCTCGCAACTGAGATAGTTG ACATCAAATCTCGTTATGATGAGGAGAAAAGCATGAGAGAAGCGTTGGAGCAGAGGCTGACCAATCTAAACCAAGATCTGCAGAGAGAGAAACAGGAGAAGGAGAAATTGGCTGCAGAGCTG CTTCAGAGGCCTGGAGTGGAAGACGTGGAGGTGTTGAAGAAAGAGCTGGTGCAGGTGCAGACTCTCATGGACAACATGACCCGGGAGAGGGAGGAGGAGTCCGAGCGCCTCAAGAGCCAATACCGACAGCTGCAGGCCAACTTCACTACCTCAGAG ACAACGATTGCTCAGTTGAAGGCGGAACTGGAGAAGGGTCCTCAGGAGGCAGCGGTCTACACCCAACAGATCCACCAATTACAGAGCAACCTGAATAACTACCAGCAGCAGACCCAG CTGCATGCGAAGCTGCTGGACGCTGAGCGTCAGTTGGGGGAGCTGCAGGGCCGGCTGAAAGAGCAAAGACAGCTGTCAGGAGAGAAACTCAAAGATCGGGAACAGCAGGTGACAGACCTGCAGCTTAAACTGTCCCGCCTGGAGGAACAG TTAAAGGAGACCTCTACCAAGTCTACTGACCTGCAGCATCAGCTGGACAAATCCAAACAGCAACACCAAGAACTACAAACACTTCAACAGAGCACTAATGGCAAACTTAGAGAAGCACAG AACGACTTGGAGCAGGTGTTGCGTCAGATCGGGGACAAGGACCAGAAGATCCAGAATCTTGAAGCTCTGCTGCAGAAGAGTAAGGACAGTGTGAGCCAACTGGAGGCAGAGAGAGAGGATCTGTGTGCTAAGATCCAGGCCGGTGAAGGAGAGGCAGCTGTGCTGAACCAACTACAAGAGAAAAATCACTCTCTACAGGAACAA ATTACGCAGCTTACTGACAAGCTCAAGAACCAGTCAGAGAGCCACAAACAGGCTCAGGACAACCTTCATGAGCAAGTACAGGAGCAGAAGATCCAGCTGCGTTCAGCGCAAGACCGCTGCCAGGGCCTAGAGACAACCATCTCTGAACTTAACACTCAGCTCACAGAGAGCAAAGAGAAGATTGCCCAGCTAGACACACAG ctGAAAGCCAAGACAGAGATGCTATTGTCTGCTGAAGCTGCAAAAAATGCCCAGCGAGCTGACTTAGAGAACCACCTAGAGACtgcccagaatgcactgcaagaCAAGCAACAA GAGTTGAGTAAAGTGCAGGCTCAGCTGGAGGAGCAGGGCCGCAGGCtgcaggagaagcaggagcagTGTTCTCAGCTGGAGACTGCTCTGAAAGACAGCAGAGACAAACTGCTGACTGCAGAGCAGAGGATAGAGACACTGGAGACCCAGACCAAG AAAGCTGAGGTTGAGTTAACTGAGCTTCGCTCTGGAAAGGAACAAGCTCAAAAGGAGCAGCAGATGTTGAAGAAACAGATTAGTGAGCTGGAGATGAAGACAAAGGAGCTGAACCGTCTTTTAGACTCTGAAAAACAAGG AGCTGCCACCCAGAAAGAAGAGTTAAAGAAGAAAACCTCAGCCCTCTCCGAAACAAGACAACAGCTGGAGAAGGCAGAGCAAGAGCGTGGAACCCTGCAGGTGAGCCTGGATAAACTGTCTCAGGAGGGTCAGAAGCACCAGTCGGAGCTCGACAAGAAAGTTCAGGGTCTGAATGCAGATCTCCAGAAAGCTCAGGAGGAGAAGGAAGCTCTGACTAAAGAAATGGTAACGGTGAAAGAGGCTCTGAGCAAAGCTTCTAAAGCTCTGAAAGAGAGCCAGACTCAACTggagaaagaaaagaagagcaGCAAGGCCACTTTGGAAGAGAAG GAGAAGGTTTATCAGAAAGCACAGCAAGAActtcagaaaaacacagagacTACTTCTAAAGAGCTCAGCCATGTTAAAGGTCAGCTCGAGAAATCGATAGAG GCAGAAAAGGGTCTTCAATCTCAGCTGACCTTACTGAACACTCAGCTGAAACAATTTCAAGATAcactgaaagaaaaagaaaagagtgCACAGCAGCTACAGGCAGAGCTGAAGACTACACAGGGGTCCTTCAGCCAGGAAGTGAAGAAACTTAATGCACAAGTGTCCGAGTTGCAGGCTTCCCTCACTAAAAAG GCCGAAGAGGAGGCCAAGCTGAAGGAGCAGTTGACGGCGCTGTCTAAAGATTTATCCTCGGAAAAGAATCGCTGTGCAGAGCTACAGAAGACCAGTGACAGCACCAAAGAGAGTCTCGCTGCCATTCAGTCTGATTACTACGGCAAAGAGTCCGAGCTCTCTGCTGTACGCCAGGACCTCAAG GTGTGTGAGGAGAAGCTGGTTCTAGCTCAGGAAGACCTGGTGGCCAACAGGAACCAGCTTAGTGCTCACGAAACCCAGATCCAGGAGCTGAAGACTGGCTGCACAACGCTGGAGAAAGACCTCGGCAAGAGAGACGAGAAGATCAAACAGCAGGTGGAGGCTCTACAGAAACTCCAAAAACAacag GAACAAACTGAGGAGCAGCTGAAGAAGGAGAAAGCTCAATGTGAGGAGCTGAGAGAATACCAGAGCGCTCTGGAGAAGGACAAAAACAAACTGTCTGCTGATCTCAAAGCTCTGTCCGAGAAAAATGAGAAG GAGCTGAAGGAGCTTCAGGCAGCGAAGCAGCTGTTGATCCAGCAGAAGGTGGAGCTGCAGGGTAAAGTGGAAGCAGCTCAGGCATCTCTGGAACAGGAGCAGAGAGAGCATCAGAAGACCAGAGACtcaatcaaacaaaaacaacagctgCTCAAAGCTGAGACCGACAAACTACAGCAGCAACTG GCATCAGAAGTGAAGGCTAAAGAGGAGGTGGAGAAGCAGAGGGAAGAGGCTGAGGTGAAGATGTCCATGCAGGTGACGGCACTAAATGAGAACGTGGCCACGCTGAAGCGGGAGTGGCAGAGCAGCCAGAGGCGGGTGGGTGAGCTGGAGAAACAGACGGATGAGCTGAGAGGGGAGATTGCCGTGCTGGAGGCCACCGTCCAGAACAACCAGGACGAGAGACGCGCACTGCTGGAGAG GTGTGTCCAGGGTGAGGGTGAGATTGAGAAGCTTCAGGCTAAGATGGTGGAGATGCGCAGGAAGCTGGATGACACCACTGCCGCCATGCAGGAGCTTGGCCGTGAGAACCAGTCTTTACAG ATAAAACAGTCGCAGTCCCTTACACGGAAGTGGGCGGAAGATCACGAGGTGCAGAACTGTATGTCTTGTGGGAAAGGCTTCTCTGTCACTGTCAGAAAG CACCACTGTCGACACTGCGGCAACATCTTCTGCGCAGAATGCTCTGCCCGCAGCGCCCTGACGCCCTCCTCCAAGAAGCCCGTCCGAGTGTGTGATGGTTGCTTTGACGAGCTCCAGGGCTGA
- the eea1 gene encoding early endosome antigen 1 isoform X1, translated as MLRRILQMTPGKGGSQSSESEQPSADVNNESSEGFICPQCMKSHNSAEELFKHYEVFHEPGDQPSPFSPGREDLVLLRQEVQDLQASLKEERWFSEELKKELDKVQGQLATNKVSQSGGTSGEPSELEIRLNESETEKFNIKQMKDLFEQKAAQLATEIVDIKSRYDEEKSMREALEQRLTNLNQDLQREKQEKEKLAAELLQRPGVEDVEVLKKELVQVQTLMDNMTREREEESERLKSQYRQLQANFTTSETTIAQLKAELEKGPQEAAVYTQQIHQLQSNLNNYQQQTQLLSEKLSRKEKENQELEERLGQEQASKKSLQASLHQKDLELQESQARVSSGEAALSRAQTESSERGEEVTRLKLELSELEKNHQVLKAERKQLQQQREDKENQGLQQQSEISQLHAKLLDAERQLGELQGRLKEQRQLSGEKLKDREQQVTDLQLKLSRLEEQLKETSTKSTDLQHQLDKSKQQHQELQTLQQSTNGKLREAQNDLEQVLRQIGDKDQKIQNLEALLQKSKDSVSQLEAEREDLCAKIQAGEGEAAVLNQLQEKNHSLQEQITQLTDKLKNQSESHKQAQDNLHEQVQEQKIQLRSAQDRCQGLETTISELNTQLTESKEKIAQLDTQLKAKTEMLLSAEAAKNAQRADLENHLETAQNALQDKQQELSKVQAQLEEQGRRLQEKQEQCSQLETALKDSRDKLLTAEQRIETLETQTKKAEVELTELRSGKEQAQKEQQMLKKQISELEMKTKELNRLLDSEKQGAATQKEELKKKTSALSETRQQLEKAEQERGTLQVSLDKLSQEGQKHQSELDKKVQGLNADLQKAQEEKEALTKEMVTVKEALSKASKALKESQTQLEKEKKSSKATLEEKEKVYQKAQQELQKNTETTSKELSHVKGQLEKSIEAEKGLQSQLTLLNTQLKQFQDTLKEKEKSAQQLQAELKTTQGSFSQEVKKLNAQVSELQASLTKKAEEEAKLKEQLTALSKDLSSEKNRCAELQKTSDSTKESLAAIQSDYYGKESELSAVRQDLKVCEEKLVLAQEDLVANRNQLSAHETQIQELKTGCTTLEKDLGKRDEKIKQQVEALQKLQKQQEQTEEQLKKEKAQCEELREYQSALEKDKNKLSADLKALSEKNEKELKELQAAKQLLIQQKVELQGKVEAAQASLEQEQREHQKTRDSIKQKQQLLKAETDKLQQQLASEVKAKEEVEKQREEAEVKMSMQVTALNENVATLKREWQSSQRRVGELEKQTDELRGEIAVLEATVQNNQDERRALLERCVQGEGEIEKLQAKMVEMRRKLDDTTAAMQELGRENQSLQIKQSQSLTRKWAEDHEVQNCMSCGKGFSVTVRKHHCRHCGNIFCAECSARSALTPSSKKPVRVCDGCFDELQG; from the exons GGCTTCATTTGTCCCCAGTGTATGAAGTCACATAACTCTGCTGAGGAGCTCTTCAAACATTATGAGGTGTTCCATGAGCCAGGAGACCAGCCGTCCCCCTTCAGCCCTGGCAG gGAGGATCTAGTCCTTCTTCGACAGGAAGTCCAGGATTTACAGGCTTCACTGAAG gagGAACGCTGGTTTTCTGAGGAATTGAAAAAAGAATTAGACAAAGTACAAGGACAACTGGCTACTAATAAA GTCTCACAGAGTGGTGGTACCAGTGGAGAACCATCAG AGCTTGAGATAAGGCTCAACGAATCTGAGACAGAGAAGTTCAACATCAAACAGATGAAAGACTTATTTGAACAGAAAGCTGCTCAGCTCGCAACTGAGATAGTTG ACATCAAATCTCGTTATGATGAGGAGAAAAGCATGAGAGAAGCGTTGGAGCAGAGGCTGACCAATCTAAACCAAGATCTGCAGAGAGAGAAACAGGAGAAGGAGAAATTGGCTGCAGAGCTG CTTCAGAGGCCTGGAGTGGAAGACGTGGAGGTGTTGAAGAAAGAGCTGGTGCAGGTGCAGACTCTCATGGACAACATGACCCGGGAGAGGGAGGAGGAGTCCGAGCGCCTCAAGAGCCAATACCGACAGCTGCAGGCCAACTTCACTACCTCAGAG ACAACGATTGCTCAGTTGAAGGCGGAACTGGAGAAGGGTCCTCAGGAGGCAGCGGTCTACACCCAACAGATCCACCAATTACAGAGCAACCTGAATAACTACCAGCAGCAGACCCAG CTTTTGTCAGAGAAGTTATCTCGTAAGGAGAAGGAGAATCAGGAACTTGAGGAGCGTCTAGGTCAGGAACAGGCTTCTAAGAAAAGCCTTCAGGCTAGTTTGCACCAGAAAGACCTGGAGCTCCAGGAGAGCCAAGCACGGGTGTCATCAGGGGAGGCAGCTCTGAGTCGGGCCCAGACTGAATCGTCCGAACGCGGGGAGGAGGTCACACGACTCAAGCTGGAACTCAGTGAGCTGGAGAAGAACCACCAGGTGTTGAAGGCAGAGAGGAAACAACTCCAACAGCAGAGAGAGGATAAAGAAAACCAGGGCCTGCAGCAGCAAAGTGAGATTAGCCAG CTGCATGCGAAGCTGCTGGACGCTGAGCGTCAGTTGGGGGAGCTGCAGGGCCGGCTGAAAGAGCAAAGACAGCTGTCAGGAGAGAAACTCAAAGATCGGGAACAGCAGGTGACAGACCTGCAGCTTAAACTGTCCCGCCTGGAGGAACAG TTAAAGGAGACCTCTACCAAGTCTACTGACCTGCAGCATCAGCTGGACAAATCCAAACAGCAACACCAAGAACTACAAACACTTCAACAGAGCACTAATGGCAAACTTAGAGAAGCACAG AACGACTTGGAGCAGGTGTTGCGTCAGATCGGGGACAAGGACCAGAAGATCCAGAATCTTGAAGCTCTGCTGCAGAAGAGTAAGGACAGTGTGAGCCAACTGGAGGCAGAGAGAGAGGATCTGTGTGCTAAGATCCAGGCCGGTGAAGGAGAGGCAGCTGTGCTGAACCAACTACAAGAGAAAAATCACTCTCTACAGGAACAA ATTACGCAGCTTACTGACAAGCTCAAGAACCAGTCAGAGAGCCACAAACAGGCTCAGGACAACCTTCATGAGCAAGTACAGGAGCAGAAGATCCAGCTGCGTTCAGCGCAAGACCGCTGCCAGGGCCTAGAGACAACCATCTCTGAACTTAACACTCAGCTCACAGAGAGCAAAGAGAAGATTGCCCAGCTAGACACACAG ctGAAAGCCAAGACAGAGATGCTATTGTCTGCTGAAGCTGCAAAAAATGCCCAGCGAGCTGACTTAGAGAACCACCTAGAGACtgcccagaatgcactgcaagaCAAGCAACAA GAGTTGAGTAAAGTGCAGGCTCAGCTGGAGGAGCAGGGCCGCAGGCtgcaggagaagcaggagcagTGTTCTCAGCTGGAGACTGCTCTGAAAGACAGCAGAGACAAACTGCTGACTGCAGAGCAGAGGATAGAGACACTGGAGACCCAGACCAAG AAAGCTGAGGTTGAGTTAACTGAGCTTCGCTCTGGAAAGGAACAAGCTCAAAAGGAGCAGCAGATGTTGAAGAAACAGATTAGTGAGCTGGAGATGAAGACAAAGGAGCTGAACCGTCTTTTAGACTCTGAAAAACAAGG AGCTGCCACCCAGAAAGAAGAGTTAAAGAAGAAAACCTCAGCCCTCTCCGAAACAAGACAACAGCTGGAGAAGGCAGAGCAAGAGCGTGGAACCCTGCAGGTGAGCCTGGATAAACTGTCTCAGGAGGGTCAGAAGCACCAGTCGGAGCTCGACAAGAAAGTTCAGGGTCTGAATGCAGATCTCCAGAAAGCTCAGGAGGAGAAGGAAGCTCTGACTAAAGAAATGGTAACGGTGAAAGAGGCTCTGAGCAAAGCTTCTAAAGCTCTGAAAGAGAGCCAGACTCAACTggagaaagaaaagaagagcaGCAAGGCCACTTTGGAAGAGAAG GAGAAGGTTTATCAGAAAGCACAGCAAGAActtcagaaaaacacagagacTACTTCTAAAGAGCTCAGCCATGTTAAAGGTCAGCTCGAGAAATCGATAGAG GCAGAAAAGGGTCTTCAATCTCAGCTGACCTTACTGAACACTCAGCTGAAACAATTTCAAGATAcactgaaagaaaaagaaaagagtgCACAGCAGCTACAGGCAGAGCTGAAGACTACACAGGGGTCCTTCAGCCAGGAAGTGAAGAAACTTAATGCACAAGTGTCCGAGTTGCAGGCTTCCCTCACTAAAAAG GCCGAAGAGGAGGCCAAGCTGAAGGAGCAGTTGACGGCGCTGTCTAAAGATTTATCCTCGGAAAAGAATCGCTGTGCAGAGCTACAGAAGACCAGTGACAGCACCAAAGAGAGTCTCGCTGCCATTCAGTCTGATTACTACGGCAAAGAGTCCGAGCTCTCTGCTGTACGCCAGGACCTCAAG GTGTGTGAGGAGAAGCTGGTTCTAGCTCAGGAAGACCTGGTGGCCAACAGGAACCAGCTTAGTGCTCACGAAACCCAGATCCAGGAGCTGAAGACTGGCTGCACAACGCTGGAGAAAGACCTCGGCAAGAGAGACGAGAAGATCAAACAGCAGGTGGAGGCTCTACAGAAACTCCAAAAACAacag GAACAAACTGAGGAGCAGCTGAAGAAGGAGAAAGCTCAATGTGAGGAGCTGAGAGAATACCAGAGCGCTCTGGAGAAGGACAAAAACAAACTGTCTGCTGATCTCAAAGCTCTGTCCGAGAAAAATGAGAAG GAGCTGAAGGAGCTTCAGGCAGCGAAGCAGCTGTTGATCCAGCAGAAGGTGGAGCTGCAGGGTAAAGTGGAAGCAGCTCAGGCATCTCTGGAACAGGAGCAGAGAGAGCATCAGAAGACCAGAGACtcaatcaaacaaaaacaacagctgCTCAAAGCTGAGACCGACAAACTACAGCAGCAACTG GCATCAGAAGTGAAGGCTAAAGAGGAGGTGGAGAAGCAGAGGGAAGAGGCTGAGGTGAAGATGTCCATGCAGGTGACGGCACTAAATGAGAACGTGGCCACGCTGAAGCGGGAGTGGCAGAGCAGCCAGAGGCGGGTGGGTGAGCTGGAGAAACAGACGGATGAGCTGAGAGGGGAGATTGCCGTGCTGGAGGCCACCGTCCAGAACAACCAGGACGAGAGACGCGCACTGCTGGAGAG GTGTGTCCAGGGTGAGGGTGAGATTGAGAAGCTTCAGGCTAAGATGGTGGAGATGCGCAGGAAGCTGGATGACACCACTGCCGCCATGCAGGAGCTTGGCCGTGAGAACCAGTCTTTACAG ATAAAACAGTCGCAGTCCCTTACACGGAAGTGGGCGGAAGATCACGAGGTGCAGAACTGTATGTCTTGTGGGAAAGGCTTCTCTGTCACTGTCAGAAAG CACCACTGTCGACACTGCGGCAACATCTTCTGCGCAGAATGCTCTGCCCGCAGCGCCCTGACGCCCTCCTCCAAGAAGCCCGTCCGAGTGTGTGATGGTTGCTTTGACGAGCTCCAGGGCTGA